The following DNA comes from Planktothrix sp. FACHB-1365.
ATGGGTCTGGTGTTGTGTCCCTCTCTTGTTTTTCAATAGCTGATAGTGCTTTTTTTGCTTTATCATCATCAGATGCAATAGATTCTAAATATTTTTTATGCCAATTCTTAACAGTGGATTCAGCAATTTTAAACCCTGTTTCTGTCAACCAATCAAAAATATATTTGTAGCTATAACCGTTTTTAGCTAAGGATTGAATGCGCTTTAAATCTTTCTCAGGGAGTGATTCTATCTTAGAAAAATTTTGTCTAGGCATGATTTTAAATAGGGATAATAGTTCTATAGTATACTACAATTATAATTCATCTACAATTCTAAAAATAGAATAGCTTTTAGCTGTAACATCGTTTAACTTTAGATAGCCAGAATTATCGATCGTACCCTCAGCGAGTACCTCAGCAAAGTATTGTGATTCATTGCTTCTACAATTATCTAGGAAAACGTAACAGGAAAACGCATAAAGCTTGCGAAAAATATGAGTTTTGCCATTAATCATTTCAAGCTTAGAAGCCATTCTAACGGGTTTTAAAATGTTATCGTGTACTAATGAAGCTTGCATGACAAGAGTGTTTAAAAGCACCGATAACGGGGTTTTTAACTCACTTTTTTCCTTGACAAAAGAGCGTAATAATTTGAGATTTGATGTTAATAATTCTGCAATTTCTCCATCATAATTTTGATAGCTTAATCCTAAATAGGGGAGATTGAAAGCAGTTTCTTTTTTAGTTTTAGATGATTTTGCCAGCCCTTGCACTCTGAAGAATCCATCATTAGAAAACTCAATAAAACATTCTGTATCTAGTATTTCTTCATACTGTCTTCTACCTGTTAACAATTCTATTGCTAACATTTTAGAGGCGTAATCTTTATTACTTCCTATTGGTTTTCTCAAGTCATTAATTGCATTTTCAATTAATTGATTAAGGATGTTTTTTGTGATGGGAATTCGATTATCCCCAGAGTTTTTTGCTTGCACTGCTTTTGTATAATCTCGATTAGTTTTTGACACTATCTCACCACTATCAGGAAAGGCAAAAAGAGCGTAAGGTATCAGATTATAGCTATTTTTTTCATAGGTTTCTGTTAACAATTCTGCAATCATTTTGCGATAAACTGTGAGTTTTTTAACCTTAGTTGTCTCTGAGTTTTTGCTATCTAATAATTTTTGAGTGATTGTATTAGATAAGCTTTGGAACTGTAAAAGGTTGTCAACCGT
Coding sequences within:
- a CDS encoding protelomerase family protein, whose product is MPSLNAIEVKEFESIKNELKRLWDGCDISSLESRFIPKRLDGKRVDLIPWMSSNFSKKTVDNLLQFQSLSNTITQKLLDSKNSETTKVKKLTVYRKMIAELLTETYEKNSYNLIPYALFAFPDSGEIVSKTNRDYTKAVQAKNSGDNRIPITKNILNQLIENAINDLRKPIGSNKDYASKMLAIELLTGRRQYEEILDTECFIEFSNDGFFRVQGLAKSSKTKKETAFNLPYLGLSYQNYDGEIAELLTSNLKLLRSFVKEKSELKTPLSVLLNTLVMQASLVHDNILKPVRMASKLEMINGKTHIFRKLYAFSCYVFLDNCRSNESQYFAEVLAEGTIDNSGYLKLNDVTAKSYSIFRIVDEL